The following are from one region of the Rosistilla carotiformis genome:
- a CDS encoding 3-keto-disaccharide hydrolase, translating to MHRSWIVALVLLLAPTANLWSQQKDDGFVPMFNGKDLSGWQLVNTDPRTWSVEDGMLICSGKPIGELRTDRMYQNFIMEVEWRHMVPKGNAGIFVWADDITAKGQPFHRGIEVQILENAYGKADWFTTHGDIFPIHGAKMTPVNDRGGSRAFPTEMRSLPTPQWNHYRIEAIDGTISLAVNGKVVTRGTDCNPRKGYLCIESEGGVVHYRNVKIKELPDTPIEANMIAIADRGYRCLYTGIDLTGWSVQQPAGAAEQTAEKAAGHWKPSDWVLSCTGAAGTNLPLASDEAFGDYGFVVDFRLTKDSGSPQIRLRGDAAAVAIAGDDSPLTPHLDKVGKWNRIEGEVRGDKVSLTINGTQIEPFAATGSADAKGPLTLVPDGPVDFTNIFVR from the coding sequence ATGCATCGCAGCTGGATTGTCGCTCTCGTATTGCTGCTCGCCCCCACAGCGAACCTCTGGTCGCAACAGAAGGACGACGGTTTTGTCCCAATGTTTAACGGCAAGGACCTGTCGGGCTGGCAACTGGTCAACACCGATCCCCGCACCTGGTCGGTCGAAGATGGGATGCTGATCTGCAGCGGGAAACCGATCGGCGAACTGCGGACCGATCGGATGTATCAGAACTTCATCATGGAAGTCGAGTGGCGGCACATGGTTCCCAAAGGGAACGCCGGAATCTTTGTCTGGGCCGATGATATCACCGCCAAGGGACAGCCGTTTCATCGCGGGATCGAAGTCCAGATCCTCGAGAACGCCTACGGCAAAGCCGATTGGTTCACCACACATGGCGATATCTTTCCGATCCATGGGGCCAAGATGACTCCGGTCAACGATCGCGGTGGCAGTCGCGCTTTTCCGACGGAAATGCGTTCGCTGCCGACGCCCCAGTGGAATCACTATCGGATCGAAGCGATCGACGGCACGATCTCGCTGGCGGTCAATGGCAAAGTCGTCACCCGTGGCACCGACTGCAACCCGCGCAAGGGCTATCTGTGCATCGAATCCGAAGGCGGCGTCGTCCATTACCGCAACGTGAAGATCAAAGAGCTGCCCGATACGCCGATCGAAGCCAACATGATCGCGATCGCCGATCGCGGTTACCGCTGTCTGTACACCGGCATCGACTTGACCGGTTGGAGCGTGCAGCAGCCCGCAGGTGCGGCGGAGCAGACGGCGGAAAAGGCAGCTGGCCATTGGAAGCCGAGCGACTGGGTTCTCTCCTGCACCGGAGCCGCTGGCACGAACCTTCCACTTGCCTCCGACGAAGCCTTTGGCGATTATGGATTTGTCGTCGACTTCCGACTGACCAAGGATTCGGGCTCGCCACAGATTCGTCTGCGTGGCGATGCGGCCGCGGTAGCGATCGCGGGTGACGATTCGCCGCTGACGCCTCATCTGGATAAGGTTGGCAAGTGGAATCGGATCGAAGGAGAGGTTCGCGGCGACAAGGTTTCGCTGACGATTAACGGCACACAGATCGAGCCGTTTGCGGCGACGGGATCCGCCGACGCCAAGGGGCCACTGACGCTGGTCCCCGACGGCCCCGTCGACTTTACCAACATCTTCGTTCGCTAG
- a CDS encoding TerB family tellurite resistance protein — MLLIGTTDLRRTRDRGDFRCPQCRQLQPYRLKSVRPFLTLYFIPTIPMGAVQHYVECDECRQAFEPAVLEIDPSTAVHLEQQQFHQEVMNVAVLTVVADGEITEAEIKSLGHVAEMLFGEPTDREDLGRMCAAATQVGYKPHNYLRSVMPRWDRDQKYLAMKAIFMAASAEGDLTPEQLEALVAVRRTLGLSEEDFQAAIEEALAIADQFDR, encoded by the coding sequence ATGCTATTGATTGGGACAACCGATTTGCGTCGCACGCGCGACCGCGGCGATTTTCGCTGTCCCCAGTGTCGGCAGCTGCAACCGTATCGACTGAAGAGCGTCCGGCCGTTCCTGACGCTCTACTTCATCCCCACGATTCCGATGGGGGCGGTGCAACATTACGTCGAATGCGACGAGTGCCGGCAAGCGTTTGAGCCGGCGGTGTTGGAGATCGATCCATCGACCGCCGTCCATTTGGAACAGCAGCAGTTCCATCAAGAGGTGATGAACGTGGCGGTCCTGACCGTTGTTGCCGATGGCGAGATCACCGAAGCGGAGATTAAGTCGCTAGGGCATGTCGCCGAAATGCTGTTTGGTGAACCGACCGACCGCGAGGACCTTGGTCGAATGTGCGCCGCGGCGACGCAGGTCGGCTACAAACCTCATAACTACTTGCGCAGTGTCATGCCGCGATGGGACCGCGATCAGAAGTACCTGGCGATGAAAGCGATCTTCATGGCAGCAAGTGCGGAGGGGGATCTTACCCCCGAACAGCTGGAAGCCTTGGTGGCGGTCCGGCGAACGCTGGGATTGAGCGAAGAAGATTTTCAGGCCGCGATCGAAGAAGCACTGGCGATCGCCGACCAATTCGACCGATAG
- a CDS encoding outer membrane protein — translation MDHWHPQHSASRKFPLVGTNSYLKKRISTMRRTLFLCIAMLAFCTSAKAETLGQRMASGNCECNPFYVSVSSGWTFLSDVEDGIFSADFNSGLNANVALGWQEKFGRVEFEYSKFDFDFDTVGFGPFRADADGSQSLDTWMVNAYIDVPVTSRLTGYAGAGLGVAQTSANSLATLAGTVSATSELGFAYQARAGISFDLTNRVELFSGYRFLGTETMTLQDSVLLVPFSDKLFVNEWESGIRLKF, via the coding sequence ATGGATCACTGGCATCCCCAACACAGTGCTTCCAGAAAATTTCCGCTCGTTGGCACAAACTCCTATTTGAAGAAAAGGATTTCCACGATGAGACGGACACTCTTTCTTTGCATTGCCATGCTCGCATTTTGCACCTCGGCCAAAGCGGAAACGCTGGGCCAACGGATGGCCAGCGGCAATTGCGAATGCAATCCCTTCTATGTTTCGGTATCGTCCGGGTGGACGTTTCTTTCCGATGTAGAAGACGGCATATTCTCCGCCGATTTTAACTCGGGCCTGAATGCCAACGTTGCACTCGGCTGGCAAGAAAAATTTGGTCGTGTTGAATTCGAATACAGCAAATTCGATTTCGATTTCGATACCGTCGGCTTCGGCCCTTTTAGAGCCGATGCAGATGGCAGTCAGTCCCTCGACACCTGGATGGTCAATGCTTACATTGATGTCCCCGTAACATCGCGTCTAACCGGGTACGCTGGAGCAGGCTTGGGAGTTGCTCAAACGTCTGCCAACAGCTTGGCCACCCTTGCGGGCACTGTCAGTGCAACGAGCGAACTCGGTTTCGCGTATCAAGCGCGGGCTGGTATTTCGTTCGACCTGACCAACCGTGTCGAACTGTTCAGTGGATACCGATTCCTCGGAACCGAAACCATGACGCTTCAAGATTCAGTCCTTCTAGTCCCGTTCAGCGACAAGCTGTTCGTCAACGAATGGGAATCGGGCATTCGTCTGAAGTTCTAG
- a CDS encoding HEAT repeat domain-containing protein yields the protein MLSIKFAIRFSLAWLGLFALPVFAEARRLELHAAIESGAVSVRIDFLGGAMGDRMKLYLRKQAAGDLQLTVTPGTLFLPQGGDVQRLAAVGLKGKLTAQGTYRRTASIELNDASEHGFLVQVVCIDYHKNSPPAGQSFVIAAVDPRCQRILSLRGDLSIWAYQSAIWIDRAGVSPSKLQATFQVPSTDLQAAADLLKESEAVGAASLEQVDVSVQAKATARGIFSADPAVRAQAHAEVQALDAADRAKLDVLLKLNVLRGGKLPTVEELRAGSTLESLIPAGIELPQLEIPQSVDEIMAMVEAIRRQAADGQAEQKLADLASLKLVPHLAGLKARLPLLRIAAARALANVKDPVAVEALMIALQDGDARVRAAAVAGLEKLTQQNFGDDADKWTTWWQEAHVSFK from the coding sequence ATGTTATCGATCAAATTTGCGATCCGTTTTTCTTTGGCATGGCTAGGACTTTTCGCTTTGCCTGTGTTTGCCGAAGCCCGTCGATTGGAATTGCACGCCGCCATCGAATCGGGGGCAGTGAGTGTCCGGATCGATTTTCTCGGCGGGGCGATGGGGGATCGCATGAAGCTCTATCTGCGGAAGCAAGCAGCTGGAGATCTGCAACTGACCGTCACCCCCGGAACGCTCTTCTTGCCTCAAGGCGGCGACGTCCAGCGACTGGCGGCCGTAGGTTTGAAGGGAAAACTGACCGCTCAGGGGACCTATCGCCGTACCGCGTCGATCGAATTGAACGACGCCAGCGAGCATGGCTTTCTGGTCCAAGTCGTCTGTATCGACTACCACAAGAATTCTCCGCCGGCCGGACAGTCGTTTGTCATCGCTGCTGTCGATCCACGTTGCCAGCGAATTCTGTCGCTTCGCGGCGATCTTTCGATCTGGGCTTACCAGTCGGCGATCTGGATCGACCGCGCGGGGGTATCACCCAGCAAATTACAAGCGACCTTCCAAGTTCCCAGCACCGACCTGCAAGCCGCCGCGGATCTTTTGAAAGAGTCAGAAGCTGTCGGTGCGGCGTCGCTTGAACAGGTCGATGTGTCGGTTCAGGCGAAGGCAACCGCGCGCGGCATCTTTTCCGCCGATCCCGCCGTCCGGGCGCAGGCACATGCGGAAGTGCAGGCGTTGGACGCAGCGGATCGCGCCAAGCTGGATGTCCTGTTGAAACTGAACGTGTTGCGCGGCGGAAAACTGCCGACCGTGGAGGAGTTGCGCGCCGGTAGCACTTTGGAAAGCCTGATCCCGGCAGGGATCGAGCTGCCCCAACTTGAGATTCCCCAGTCGGTCGACGAGATCATGGCGATGGTCGAAGCCATTCGCCGACAAGCTGCCGACGGACAGGCGGAGCAAAAACTTGCCGATCTCGCCAGTCTCAAGCTTGTGCCCCATTTGGCGGGGCTGAAGGCGCGGCTGCCGCTGTTAAGAATCGCCGCAGCCCGTGCTCTGGCGAACGTAAAAGATCCCGTCGCTGTGGAAGCCTTAATGATCGCGTTGCAAGACGGTGACGCCCGAGTCCGCGCTGCAGCGGTTGCCGGACTGGAGAAACTGACTCAGCAAAACTTTGGCGACGACGCAGACAAATGGACCACGTGGTGGCAAGAAGCCCATGTGTCTTTTAAATAG
- a CDS encoding tetratricopeptide repeat protein, with translation MLTFLLVLSVLVPIQTVGHWEAEGYRALRSGDTARVAEIAKIIDAQHPGSFSAAMARGSLLLRAGLAQEALVAFDEAAQIQPAQIPFMWQRGIAQYYAGEFEAGRRQFVVHRTVNAHDVENAVWHYMCVARLQGTDAAVNDYLPAPGDSRPPLQEVYDLFAGTASIQTVTDAIAAFPADSPAAKSAQFYGWLYLGMYQDAQGNLADAERWLKKAVSLNQTHYMADVANVHLQQVVARTKETEKPAAQ, from the coding sequence ATGCTAACGTTTCTGCTGGTTCTTTCGGTGCTGGTGCCAATCCAAACGGTCGGTCATTGGGAGGCGGAGGGCTATCGAGCGCTTCGCAGTGGCGACACCGCTCGCGTGGCGGAAATCGCAAAAATAATCGATGCTCAGCACCCCGGTAGCTTTTCCGCTGCGATGGCCCGTGGCAGCTTGTTGCTTCGCGCCGGATTGGCTCAAGAAGCCTTAGTTGCCTTCGACGAAGCGGCCCAAATCCAGCCCGCTCAGATTCCCTTCATGTGGCAGCGTGGAATCGCCCAATATTATGCAGGCGAATTCGAAGCGGGGCGGAGACAGTTTGTTGTTCACCGGACCGTGAACGCGCACGACGTCGAAAACGCAGTTTGGCATTACATGTGTGTCGCACGGCTCCAGGGCACCGATGCAGCAGTCAACGATTACCTGCCCGCTCCCGGCGATTCCCGGCCTCCGCTGCAAGAGGTGTACGACCTGTTTGCCGGTACCGCATCGATCCAAACCGTGACCGATGCCATCGCGGCATTCCCAGCAGATTCTCCCGCTGCCAAATCGGCTCAGTTTTACGGTTGGCTCTACTTGGGGATGTACCAAGACGCTCAAGGCAATTTAGCCGACGCGGAACGTTGGTTGAAAAAAGCGGTTTCGCTGAACCAAACCCACTACATGGCCGACGTCGCCAACGTCCACCTGCAACAAGTCGTTGCTCGGACGAAAGAAACCGAGAAGCCAGCCGCTCAATAA
- a CDS encoding FxsA family protein: protein MFLKLLLAFTIIPLVELAMLIQLSKATSLLVTVGIVIFTGIVGSALARWQGALAWQRFRQALAEGRMPAPEVQDGLLIFFAAGMLLTPGLLTDAMGFLLLIPQTRLLARHFLAARIGGRFQIQSFGFGENAQPTQADPNTIDAAAASVRSDERTDS, encoded by the coding sequence TTGTTTCTCAAATTGCTGCTCGCTTTTACGATCATCCCGCTCGTCGAATTGGCGATGCTGATCCAGCTGTCCAAGGCGACCAGCCTGCTGGTGACCGTCGGGATTGTGATCTTCACCGGGATCGTCGGATCGGCGCTAGCCCGTTGGCAGGGGGCGCTCGCTTGGCAACGCTTTCGCCAGGCGCTGGCCGAAGGACGCATGCCCGCTCCCGAAGTCCAGGACGGGCTGCTGATCTTCTTTGCCGCCGGGATGCTGCTGACTCCCGGGCTGCTGACCGATGCGATGGGTTTTCTGCTGCTGATCCCGCAGACGCGGTTATTGGCTCGGCACTTTCTGGCCGCTCGGATCGGCGGTCGCTTTCAAATTCAAAGCTTCGGTTTCGGCGAAAACGCGCAGCCGACGCAAGCGGATCCCAACACGATCGATGCCGCTGCGGCGTCGGTCCGTAGCGACGAACGGACCGACAGTTGA
- a CDS encoding ThuA domain-containing protein: MLVIGGRATAAEPLRALLVTGGCCHDYENQIKILQAGLGKHLKIDWTVEQYDEKRDRKANVYTNPKWAESFDVIIHNECFGGVTDGEFVESIVAEHVRSGVPAVVIHCSMHSYRNAPTADAWRGLIGVTSKRHEKAKRSLKVVAREAEHPILEGSPSPWSTPNGELYIIERSWPNTQVLASAYSDEEKADQPVVWTNTYKGVRVFGTTLGHHNETMQDDVWLNLTAKGIQWATTPDAE, encoded by the coding sequence TTGCTTGTTATCGGGGGTCGCGCCACCGCCGCTGAACCGCTGCGTGCGTTGCTAGTCACCGGCGGTTGCTGCCACGATTACGAAAACCAAATCAAAATCTTGCAAGCCGGATTGGGCAAGCATCTGAAGATCGATTGGACCGTCGAACAATACGATGAAAAACGCGACCGGAAGGCCAACGTTTACACCAATCCGAAGTGGGCGGAATCGTTCGACGTGATCATCCACAACGAATGCTTTGGTGGCGTCACCGATGGCGAATTTGTCGAGAGCATCGTCGCCGAACACGTCCGGTCGGGCGTCCCCGCCGTCGTCATCCATTGCTCGATGCATTCGTATCGCAACGCTCCCACCGCAGACGCGTGGCGTGGATTGATCGGTGTGACGTCGAAGCGGCACGAGAAGGCAAAGCGCAGCCTGAAGGTAGTCGCTCGCGAAGCGGAGCATCCGATCCTCGAAGGCTCCCCCAGCCCCTGGTCGACTCCCAACGGCGAGCTGTACATCATCGAACGCTCGTGGCCGAACACTCAAGTTCTGGCGTCGGCGTACAGTGACGAAGAGAAAGCGGATCAACCGGTCGTCTGGACCAACACCTACAAAGGCGTTCGCGTCTTCGGGACCACATTGGGACACCACAACGAAACGATGCAAGACGATGTCTGGTTGAACCTGACAGCCAAAGGCATCCAATGGGCAACCACCCCCGACGCGGAGTAG
- a CDS encoding Fur family transcriptional regulator yields the protein MTKNDESLDLVKQAIRDAGLRATPARIATLQLLRESNSPLTHATVAEHLATTGVDKATAFRNLNDMVEAGLLRRTEVGDHVWRFEAIDADSQHDAGHPHFLCVDCGTVSCLDEVKLTAGSQRVSEQVGEVTEILLRGHCNDCR from the coding sequence ATGACCAAAAACGACGAATCGCTTGACCTGGTCAAGCAAGCGATTCGCGACGCGGGGCTACGAGCCACGCCGGCGCGAATTGCTACATTGCAATTGCTTCGCGAGTCAAATTCTCCTCTGACCCACGCCACCGTCGCCGAACATCTCGCTACCACCGGTGTCGATAAGGCGACGGCATTCCGCAACTTAAACGACATGGTCGAAGCGGGCTTGTTGCGACGGACCGAAGTCGGAGATCACGTCTGGCGTTTTGAAGCGATCGATGCCGACTCCCAACACGATGCGGGACACCCCCATTTCCTGTGCGTCGATTGCGGGACCGTCTCCTGTTTGGATGAAGTCAAGCTGACCGCAGGCAGTCAGCGCGTCAGCGAACAGGTTGGCGAGGTCACCGAAATTTTGTTGCGCGGCCACTGCAACGATTGCCGCTGA
- a CDS encoding IPTL-CTERM sorting domain-containing protein translates to MSLLLLVCSGAGTASADIVSTMTPSTASYNVGDSGYIDLMIYSTSADALDSYFAGVNIAGGTGLTFRDPQSESFLSDGNYVFAGRSSNVINMFPATIPGLGGSEISVGDFSEDPGSPFTPLPVNLPNAGSPNLLARLEFDTNAAGVFDFTLDPGSSFSDELFNDFAFTSSGTSVTVNSTAAVPEPTSMTLLGAALLGAGWHQRRRRRKATSESVAA, encoded by the coding sequence ATGTCGTTACTGCTGCTGGTGTGCAGCGGCGCGGGAACCGCCAGTGCCGATATCGTGTCGACGATGACCCCTTCGACCGCGAGCTACAACGTCGGCGACAGTGGCTACATCGATTTGATGATCTACAGCACTTCAGCCGATGCCTTGGATTCCTATTTCGCCGGCGTGAATATTGCCGGAGGGACCGGGCTCACGTTTAGGGATCCGCAGAGTGAAAGCTTCCTGTCGGACGGGAACTATGTCTTTGCTGGCAGAAGCTCGAACGTAATCAATATGTTTCCGGCAACGATTCCCGGTCTCGGTGGAAGTGAAATTTCGGTCGGCGATTTCAGCGAAGACCCTGGATCGCCTTTCACCCCGCTGCCCGTGAACCTACCGAACGCGGGATCGCCGAACCTCTTGGCGCGACTGGAATTCGACACGAACGCGGCGGGCGTGTTCGATTTCACGTTGGATCCTGGATCGTCCTTCTCCGACGAACTCTTCAACGACTTTGCCTTCACCTCCTCGGGAACCAGTGTCACCGTCAATTCGACGGCCGCGGTTCCCGAACCGACGAGCATGACGTTGCTGGGTGCTGCATTGCTGGGGGCCGGTTGGCATCAACGACGCCGACGGCGCAAGGCAACATCGGAGAGCGTTGCGGCATAA
- a CDS encoding efflux RND transporter permease subunit, with protein MDETSCCPGNDASISGGGIGFFERYLTFWVGLLPLTPERSTQAQVLIPTAVSIVFGLFASTILLLIVVPCLYVVLCDLGWIQPDEHPRRLRINRPTMAPAHLRPKSNFT; from the coding sequence ATGGACGAAACATCGTGTTGCCCGGGAAATGACGCGTCGATTTCCGGTGGCGGAATCGGGTTCTTTGAACGCTACCTCACGTTCTGGGTTGGTCTGTTGCCATTGACGCCCGAAAGGAGCACGCAAGCGCAAGTCCTGATCCCAACCGCGGTCTCGATCGTCTTCGGCCTCTTCGCATCGACCATCTTGTTGCTGATCGTCGTCCCCTGCCTGTACGTCGTCTTGTGCGATCTCGGCTGGATCCAACCCGATGAACACCCCCGGCGATTGCGAATCAATCGTCCCACGATGGCGCCGGCGCATCTACGACCTAAATCGAATTTCACATAG
- a CDS encoding PGN_0703 family putative restriction endonuclease encodes MSLMLNRAYAALWRAFGDEGIARPGYVQSIPDNLLPEIEFRKIREELEQGAGNELNAKFLAVHSSTALVVNSFGIFKSDQCSTQFEWNGDKFAPPQFERQCRTGLGGTPPNIDVWFSASDAVVAIESKLTEYFTPKQAFFADSYTRENLPYAEDCWWTILEDSKDAGKRYLDVAQLVKHYLGLRRHMCDGGAGRIELLYVFWEPANANQLDCCVQHREEISALIDAVSGSAVTLAAISYSDLWRDWDSTPALKTHVANLRARYDVEI; translated from the coding sequence ATGAGTTTGATGTTAAATCGTGCGTATGCGGCATTGTGGAGAGCGTTTGGTGATGAAGGCATCGCTCGCCCCGGCTACGTACAGTCGATACCTGACAACCTTTTACCGGAAATTGAGTTCAGGAAAATCCGAGAAGAACTTGAACAAGGTGCAGGAAATGAGTTGAACGCAAAATTCCTCGCGGTGCATTCTTCAACGGCGTTAGTTGTGAACAGCTTTGGGATTTTCAAGTCAGACCAGTGTTCAACGCAATTTGAATGGAACGGGGACAAGTTTGCGCCACCACAGTTCGAACGGCAATGCAGAACAGGACTAGGTGGAACACCACCTAATATTGATGTTTGGTTTTCGGCTTCGGACGCAGTAGTTGCGATCGAATCGAAACTAACTGAGTACTTCACTCCAAAACAAGCATTCTTCGCTGACAGCTACACTCGCGAAAACCTGCCATATGCCGAAGACTGTTGGTGGACAATTCTAGAGGATTCAAAAGATGCTGGAAAACGCTATTTGGATGTGGCACAACTCGTAAAGCACTATCTAGGTCTTCGTCGGCATATGTGCGACGGAGGAGCCGGGCGAATAGAACTGTTGTATGTTTTTTGGGAGCCAGCAAATGCGAACCAATTGGATTGTTGTGTTCAGCATAGAGAAGAAATTTCTGCGTTGATCGATGCGGTCAGTGGATCCGCTGTTACTTTGGCAGCAATTTCATATAGCGACTTATGGCGAGACTGGGACAGCACACCCGCTTTGAAAACGCATGTCGCCAACCTTCGTGCCAGATATGACGTTGAGATCTAG
- a CDS encoding HTH domain-containing protein, whose translation MNDKPKPFDPLAIKTRPDRDRRVQQADRLARVLRLLALIHSGKNYDVKAIAREIGCSTRTVARDLQVLTYAGVPWYFDKETASYRLPLNYRIPIPMNIRESAMSRQSEAVDHYRGFFTVDDPMTLSEIDFVARWIHENHNFSELHKERPWAMQWNARLNLPSVALANFHTIFMAAFRDCPDAFIRTVWQSHVDFLMVPWKSEAAFLARNAAICNWMSPRMPNSIIDVPSQIDKYRSC comes from the coding sequence ATGAACGACAAACCGAAGCCCTTCGATCCGTTGGCAATCAAAACACGCCCCGACCGCGACCGACGCGTGCAGCAAGCCGATCGACTCGCTCGCGTTTTGCGTCTGCTTGCGCTGATTCATTCAGGGAAGAACTACGACGTCAAAGCAATCGCTCGCGAGATCGGTTGTTCGACGCGAACCGTCGCACGCGACCTACAAGTTTTGACGTATGCCGGAGTGCCATGGTACTTCGACAAAGAAACCGCCAGCTACCGTCTGCCGCTGAACTATCGCATCCCCATTCCGATGAACATCCGCGAGTCGGCTATGTCGCGTCAATCCGAAGCTGTTGATCATTACCGAGGCTTTTTCACAGTGGACGATCCGATGACGCTATCGGAGATCGACTTCGTCGCCCGCTGGATTCATGAGAACCACAACTTCAGCGAGTTGCATAAAGAAAGGCCTTGGGCCATGCAATGGAATGCTCGGCTGAACCTTCCGAGCGTTGCGCTCGCCAATTTCCATACGATCTTCATGGCGGCATTCCGCGACTGTCCCGATGCGTTCATTCGCACCGTTTGGCAGTCTCACGTCGACTTTCTAATGGTCCCGTGGAAATCGGAAGCGGCGTTCTTGGCGCGCAACGCGGCGATCTGCAATTGGATGTCCCCGCGGATGCCCAATTCGATCATCGACGTCCCGTCCCAAATCGACAAATACCGGAGTTGTTAA
- a CDS encoding metallophosphoesterase family protein, with protein MLHTDLGARKLTKTSIDTDGGRTIAIGDIHGHADALRRLIDEIRPRRGDTIVPLGDYVNRGPDARGVIEALIELDSSCHLVPVLGNHDEMMLDARSDRYALDRFRHAGGQQTLDSYRPQPSIISAKLSLVPDSHWEFLNGCLAFYETQTCVFTHACYDPYLAMKDQPASLLRWTSIDGAVPAPHCSGKLVVVGHTPNRIVRNYRHLICIDTGCGFGGRLTALEPATGTTWSVEQSGTAQDGGLR; from the coding sequence TTGCTCCACACCGACCTAGGAGCAAGAAAACTGACGAAGACAAGCATTGACACAGACGGTGGTCGCACGATTGCGATCGGCGACATCCATGGGCACGCCGACGCGCTGCGACGGTTGATCGACGAAATACGGCCCAGACGTGGCGACACGATCGTTCCGTTGGGCGATTACGTCAACCGCGGTCCCGATGCGCGCGGCGTGATCGAAGCGTTGATCGAACTCGACAGTTCTTGCCACCTGGTCCCCGTGCTTGGGAATCACGATGAAATGATGCTCGACGCGCGATCCGATCGTTACGCTTTGGATCGTTTTCGCCATGCTGGCGGGCAACAAACGCTCGATTCCTATCGCCCCCAACCGTCGATCATCTCGGCGAAGCTCTCCCTCGTCCCGGACAGCCATTGGGAATTCTTGAACGGCTGCTTGGCGTTCTACGAGACGCAAACCTGTGTCTTCACCCACGCTTGTTATGACCCGTATTTGGCGATGAAAGACCAGCCGGCTAGCCTGTTGCGTTGGACCTCGATCGATGGCGCAGTGCCGGCGCCGCACTGCAGCGGTAAGTTGGTCGTCGTGGGGCACACGCCAAATCGGATCGTCAGAAACTATCGTCATCTCATCTGTATCGATACCGGATGTGGATTCGGCGGTCGGCTAACCGCGCTGGAGCCCGCCACCGGAACGACCTGGTCGGTGGAGCAAAGTGGAACCGCCCAAGATGGAGGCCTTCGATGA
- a CDS encoding ZIP family metal transporter codes for MNELVQVLLLTTMAGAAIPIGGAIAMVERISPQWLEEEFRHSVIAFGGGVLISAVALVLVPDGVKALSLSWIVAAFVAGAIVFWGLETLLARSQSSVAQLVAMLSDFIPEAIALGAAFAHGESTGALLAVLIALQNLPEGFNAFRELSVSGNVRGGKLVLMLAACVPLGPLAGWIGYHHLAEYPSVVGFIMLFAASGILYLTFQDLAPQSRSESQRAPAIGAVFGFLLGVVGQVLLDG; via the coding sequence ATGAACGAACTGGTACAGGTGTTGTTGTTGACGACGATGGCGGGAGCGGCGATTCCGATCGGTGGCGCGATCGCGATGGTCGAGCGGATCTCGCCGCAGTGGCTCGAAGAGGAGTTCCGGCACAGTGTGATCGCCTTTGGCGGCGGTGTGCTGATCTCGGCGGTGGCGTTGGTGCTAGTCCCCGATGGCGTGAAGGCGTTGTCTTTGAGCTGGATCGTGGCGGCGTTTGTCGCCGGGGCGATCGTGTTTTGGGGGCTGGAGACCTTGTTGGCGCGATCGCAAAGTTCGGTCGCTCAATTGGTCGCGATGCTGTCCGACTTTATTCCCGAGGCGATCGCGCTGGGGGCGGCGTTCGCGCATGGCGAAAGCACCGGAGCGCTGCTGGCGGTATTGATCGCACTGCAAAACCTGCCCGAGGGGTTTAATGCGTTCCGCGAGTTGAGTGTGAGCGGTAACGTCCGCGGCGGCAAGTTGGTTTTGATGCTCGCCGCCTGCGTTCCGTTGGGGCCGCTGGCCGGTTGGATCGGGTACCATCACCTGGCGGAGTATCCGAGTGTCGTCGGGTTTATCATGCTCTTCGCCGCCAGCGGAATCCTGTACCTGACCTTTCAAGATCTGGCGCCCCAGTCCCGCAGCGAGAGCCAGCGTGCGCCGGCGATCGGTGCGGTGTTTGGTTTCCTGTTGGGAGTCGTCGGGCAGGTCTTGCTCGACGGCTGA